GTGTCACTGTTGTTCCATTCTGGGTGGCGATGGTGCCATTGCCCAGGCTGTCCAGCACTACCTGCGATCCGTTGGCCAGGGTCAGGATGGCGCCCTCCCTTCCCGGCTCAATTTCGGTTGGTTGCTGTGCGGTATTACCCGCTATGGTTGGTTGGTTTTTAACGGAATATTGATAGGCGAAGTAACTGCCCGTGCCGAGCAGCAATACGATAGCGGCCGCATAACGCCACCAGCCACGATTGATCGACCGCACCGGCGCTTCCACCATCCTTGCCTGCACGGCGGCCAGTGCGCGGTCCTCGCGCGCAGCGTCCGACAGCCCAGACACCTGCAGTTCATCCATCGCCTGTAACCACGCGGCTTCTGATTCCGGCTTGTCCAGCGTCTCCCAAAGTCGCCTGAACTCTGCTTCGGTCAGCTCGTCCGACAGGTATTTATCGATTAAATGTTGCAGTTCGCTGGATGTCATATCGCGGGAGTTTTATGCCCTTGTACCTATTAGTACCGCGGGGAAGTAAAAAGGAAGTGCCGGTCTTAAAATATTTTTTCACCGCTTCGTCAGCCAGTAGATCGTCAATATCACCGGCAGCCTGCTGTACTGCCCCAGGTGCACCCGCAGGAAGGCGATGGCCCTGACGATATAGTCCTTAACAGTTTTAGCACTCACGCCCATCTGCAGCCCGATCTCCTCATGCTTTAAGCCCTGCTCGCGGCTGAGGCGAAAGGCCCGTTGTTGCTGCGGGGGCAGCAAACGAATGCCTTCTTCCAGCACTTGCTGCAACTCTTTCAGCTGCATACTGGCTTCGGCATCGGTGGATTGAAGGCGGTGAGACTGGTAATGGAGATAGGCATCCTCCACCTTGAGGCGGCGGAGCTTTTTGTGTACGGCAAACTTGACGGCATTGAAGAGGAAAGCCTTCACGTTCAGGACGGCGGCCATCTTTTCCCGTTGCTTCCAGAAATCGACGAATACATCCTGGGCGATATCATCTGCCAGACCGGCATCTTTCATCATGACTAAAGCAAAGGAAAATACGGGGTCCCAGTAGTGGCGGAACAGCGTTTCGAAAGCCAAAGCATCCCCGGCTGCAATCATTTGCACTAATTCTCGCTCGTTATGCAGTTCGTTATTTCCGGGCTCGGGCATGCTTTCATTCACAATTTGGTAGGTTCGGCACGTGCAAAACTACCTAAAAATGAATTATTTTAATGAAAATGGCAAGAAGTATCGTCTTTCAGACAACGTTTAGAATTATTGATATAACTATTTTGCGAGGCGCTTGCGGTAGTCCGC
This genomic interval from Chitinophaga horti contains the following:
- a CDS encoding RNA polymerase sigma-70 factor encodes the protein MPEPGNNELHNERELVQMIAAGDALAFETLFRHYWDPVFSFALVMMKDAGLADDIAQDVFVDFWKQREKMAAVLNVKAFLFNAVKFAVHKKLRRLKVEDAYLHYQSHRLQSTDAEASMQLKELQQVLEEGIRLLPPQQQRAFRLSREQGLKHEEIGLQMGVSAKTVKDYIVRAIAFLRVHLGQYSRLPVILTIYWLTKR